The Chloroflexota bacterium genome includes a region encoding these proteins:
- a CDS encoding chaperonin GroEL: MPRPRVLNADQAQKGLKRGIDIMADLVSVTLGPRGGVVVNEVFGRSEPELLTDGATIVRRIIQLPERSTDVGAMLLRHMVWHMRQEMGDGSVTTAVLTQAILREAHRCIAAGANPMVIRRGLERALRVAVEGLREMAVPVEGEEKIAALATAVTGDPDMGRMLGEIFDILGPDGALVVEEYASTYLEREYLEGARWKGNYDSPYFINDTPHRRCVLENPRILITDARISELSDIQPIMEQMIRSKAGPLAIIAWGVSGVALSVLVTNHQRKVLPAVSVKFGLLGDHRLRALEDMAIMTGARFITEQAGMRVADATLDDLGRARRIEVGEKEFTIIGPQGDPTAIRQRLAQIKAELQQTSDLDEREKLRERIGWLSGGIGILKIGASSAKEREIKKERAQEAAKLIAAAMEEGVVPGGGVAYLNLIPAVRSIEAEGDEAFGVEILARALQAPLERLLRNAGLYPPVIIDEIRRHETGHGYDILTGEMKDMMEAGIMDAVKVLRTALETAVSGATMAFTTGALVLHRDPSQSIEP, translated from the coding sequence ATGCCACGACCACGAGTGCTCAACGCGGATCAGGCGCAGAAGGGATTGAAACGGGGCATCGATATCATGGCCGATTTGGTCAGTGTAACCCTGGGGCCGCGAGGGGGTGTCGTCGTCAATGAGGTCTTCGGTCGGTCCGAGCCGGAGCTTCTCACGGATGGGGCGACGATCGTGCGGCGTATTATCCAGTTGCCCGAGCGGAGCACGGATGTGGGCGCGATGCTCCTGCGCCACATGGTATGGCACATGCGCCAGGAGATGGGGGACGGGAGCGTGACCACCGCGGTGTTGACCCAGGCCATCCTCCGTGAGGCCCATCGCTGCATCGCGGCCGGGGCAAATCCCATGGTGATCCGTCGTGGCCTGGAGCGGGCGCTCAGGGTCGCGGTGGAAGGGCTGCGGGAGATGGCGGTTCCTGTGGAGGGGGAGGAGAAGATCGCCGCGCTGGCCACGGCGGTGACGGGGGACCCCGATATGGGCCGGATGTTGGGCGAGATCTTCGATATCCTGGGGCCGGATGGCGCCCTGGTCGTCGAGGAGTATGCCAGCACTTATCTGGAGCGTGAGTACCTGGAGGGTGCTCGTTGGAAGGGGAATTATGATTCGCCTTATTTCATCAATGATACGCCTCACCGGCGATGCGTGTTGGAGAACCCTCGCATCCTGATCACCGATGCACGCATCTCCGAGCTGTCCGACATTCAGCCCATCATGGAGCAGATGATCCGGTCCAAGGCCGGCCCGCTGGCCATCATCGCCTGGGGGGTATCCGGCGTGGCGTTGAGCGTGCTGGTGACCAACCATCAGCGCAAGGTGCTCCCGGCGGTGTCCGTGAAGTTCGGCCTGCTGGGCGACCATCGCCTGCGGGCGCTGGAGGACATGGCGATCATGACCGGCGCCCGGTTCATCACGGAGCAGGCGGGCATGCGGGTGGCCGATGCCACGTTGGACGACCTGGGCCGGGCCCGCCGGATCGAGGTGGGCGAGAAGGAGTTCACCATCATCGGCCCACAGGGAGACCCCACCGCGATTCGCCAGCGTCTGGCGCAGATCAAGGCGGAGCTGCAGCAGACCTCCGATCTGGACGAGCGAGAGAAGCTGCGAGAGCGGATCGGCTGGCTGTCCGGTGGGATCGGCATCCTCAAGATCGGGGCCTCATCCGCAAAGGAGCGGGAGATCAAGAAGGAACGTGCTCAGGAGGCGGCCAAGCTCATCGCCGCCGCCATGGAGGAGGGGGTCGTCCCCGGCGGCGGGGTGGCGTACTTGAACCTGATTCCGGCCGTGCGTTCCATCGAGGCGGAGGGTGACGAAGCGTTCGGCGTAGAGATCCTGGCGCGCGCTCTGCAGGCGCCCCTGGAGCGGTTGCTCCGCAACGCCGGGCTGTATCCGCCGGTCATCATCGACGAGATCCGGCGGCATGAGACGGGGCATGGCTACGACATCCTTACCGGCGAGATGAAGGATATGATGGAGGCCGGCATCATGGATGCGGTCAAGGTGCTGCGCACGGCGTTGGAGACGGCCGTCAGCGGCGCGACGATGGCTTTCACCACCGGCGCTCTGGTCCTGCATCGTGATCCTTCTCAGAGCATAGAACCATAA
- a CDS encoding sugar phosphate isomerase/epimerase: MMDRPWESVLTLSVVHFMAFPECMGGTGPIAETLTKIALDDFFGAAEITWIKDPQERARVREIAEQSRLELGYGAQPTLLTQQLSLNDLDPDGRRRAIDQVKACIDEAAELGCQRVAFLAGPDPGDADRERALDLLADSVTELCRYGQDKGVALTLETFDRDVDKKSLVGPSDLAAQFAARIRADFPDFGLMYDLSHMPLLGESAVEALSALKEYLVHIHVGNCVKVPGREAYGDQHPRFGFPGGENDVPELAEFLKALFEVGFLSPDGSGGRPWVGFEVKPVAGESSELILANTKRAWRQAWAQLS; encoded by the coding sequence ATGATGGATCGGCCCTGGGAATCGGTGTTGACGTTGAGCGTGGTGCATTTCATGGCCTTCCCGGAGTGCATGGGAGGGACGGGTCCCATCGCCGAGACGTTGACGAAGATCGCCCTGGATGACTTCTTCGGCGCGGCCGAGATCACGTGGATCAAGGACCCCCAGGAGCGGGCGCGCGTGCGGGAGATCGCGGAGCAGAGTCGCCTGGAGCTGGGGTACGGCGCGCAGCCGACCCTGCTCACCCAGCAGCTCAGCCTGAACGATCTGGACCCGGACGGCCGGCGCCGGGCGATCGACCAGGTGAAGGCGTGCATCGACGAGGCCGCCGAGCTGGGATGTCAGAGGGTGGCCTTCCTGGCCGGCCCCGATCCCGGCGATGCGGATCGTGAGCGAGCGTTAGACCTGTTGGCGGATTCCGTGACCGAGCTGTGTCGCTACGGGCAGGATAAAGGAGTCGCCCTGACGTTGGAGACCTTTGATCGGGATGTGGACAAGAAGTCACTCGTCGGCCCCTCGGATCTGGCCGCTCAGTTCGCCGCACGTATCCGGGCGGACTTCCCCGATTTCGGCCTGATGTACGATCTGAGCCACATGCCGCTGCTGGGCGAGTCGGCGGTGGAGGCCTTGTCGGCGTTGAAGGAGTACCTGGTTCACATCCACGTGGGCAACTGCGTGAAGGTGCCCGGCCGGGAGGCGTACGGCGATCAGCACCCGCGCTTCGGTTTCCCGGGCGGGGAGAATGATGTTCCCGAGCTGGCGGAGTTCCTGAAGGCGTTGTTCGAGGTTGGATTCCTCAGCCCGGACGGGTCTGGGGGCAGGCCCTGGGTCGGCTTCGAGGTAAAGCCCGTGGCTGGGGAGTCCTCCGAGTTGATCCTGGCGAATACCAAGCGTGCCTGGCGACAGGCGTGGGCTCAGTTGTCCTGA
- the iolB gene encoding 5-deoxy-glucuronate isomerase yields MHDDLVVRARALRVGYNPIVSPQETSALRYLTFGRLWLDRETDYEAESGDQEVALCLLGGKATITVEGGGFPSAQYVDIGGRRSVFDGDPTFVYVPRGARYSVKAVAGPLDMAVLSAPCHREGLPALITPAQAVRRTVGAANWRRTVILGIDGRFPAERLLVGEVLVPPGNWSSYPPHKHDAVNPPAEMPMEKIYFFQIRPEQGFALQCIYTNPEAPDAVDVVYRLRHGDTVLLPGGYHPVAAAPGYQVYYLWCMAGDERVFGAWTDDPDHAWVRNVEPMLP; encoded by the coding sequence ATGCACGATGACCTGGTCGTGAGAGCGCGAGCGTTGCGGGTAGGCTATAATCCGATCGTAAGCCCTCAGGAGACCTCTGCCCTGCGCTACCTGACCTTCGGACGGCTGTGGCTGGACCGGGAGACGGACTATGAGGCCGAGAGCGGGGACCAGGAGGTGGCGTTGTGCCTCCTGGGCGGCAAGGCCACGATCACGGTGGAGGGGGGCGGGTTCCCCTCCGCCCAGTACGTGGATATCGGGGGGCGCCGCAGCGTGTTCGATGGCGACCCCACCTTCGTCTATGTGCCGCGGGGCGCTCGCTACTCGGTGAAGGCGGTGGCCGGTCCGCTGGATATGGCCGTGCTCTCCGCTCCCTGCCACCGGGAGGGCCTGCCGGCGCTAATCACCCCTGCGCAGGCCGTCCGGCGCACCGTGGGCGCGGCGAACTGGCGCCGCACCGTCATCCTGGGGATCGACGGACGGTTCCCGGCCGAGCGCCTGCTGGTGGGGGAGGTCCTGGTCCCGCCGGGGAACTGGTCCAGCTACCCACCACACAAGCATGACGCGGTGAACCCGCCGGCCGAGATGCCCATGGAGAAGATCTATTTCTTCCAGATCAGGCCGGAGCAGGGATTTGCCCTTCAGTGCATCTACACCAACCCCGAAGCGCCCGATGCCGTGGATGTCGTGTATCGCCTGCGGCATGGGGATACGGTTTTGTTACCGGGCGGGTACCATCCGGTGGCGGCGGCCCCCGGCTATCAGGTGTACTACCTGTGGTGCATGGCCGGTGATGAGCGGGTGTTTGGCGCCTGGACCGATGATCCCGATCACGCCTGGGTGCGGAATGTGGAGCCGATGTTGCCGTAG
- a CDS encoding M20/M25/M40 family metallo-hydrolase codes for MLIQDPSSLIEETVRHLQALIRLETVNPPGNEILAAEYLADVLSGEGYDPVVLESAPGRGNMVVRYAGNGELPPLLLLGHTDVVPAEPEHWKHPPFGGDIAEGCVWGRGAVDMKGAVAMELAVMLALARSEAPLRRDVIFAATADEEAGGHFGIGWLVDHHPDLVRAEYALTEFGGFSLDLDGHRVYPCQTAEKGNCQVRLKAHGRPGHGSVPHRDNAIVHLAEAVCKLRTGQLGMHVTPTARAFIEGMAEAMGGSRGLLLRQLLRTSTHDLALAALPDEGMRAMLAAVLHNTASPTMLSAGSKINVIPSQAEASLDGRLLPGQTAQDFVAELRQLVGPDVEIEVVKEVPALEMPRDTPLWETLRHVLQAHDPEGTMIPFLLTGGTDAKHLARLGITTYGFTPLRFPPDFDLFSLAHSHDERLPIEALAWGLPVLIDVVHSFCR; via the coding sequence ATGCTTATACAAGACCCATCCTCACTTATCGAAGAGACGGTGCGCCATCTGCAGGCGCTCATCCGGTTGGAGACGGTGAACCCGCCAGGGAACGAGATCCTGGCCGCGGAATACCTGGCCGACGTCTTGAGTGGCGAAGGATACGATCCCGTCGTGCTGGAATCCGCCCCCGGGCGGGGGAACATGGTCGTCCGCTACGCAGGCAACGGTGAACTCCCCCCTCTCCTGCTGCTGGGACACACGGACGTGGTACCGGCTGAGCCGGAGCACTGGAAACATCCGCCCTTCGGCGGGGATATCGCCGAGGGGTGCGTGTGGGGTCGCGGAGCGGTGGACATGAAGGGCGCCGTGGCCATGGAGCTCGCTGTCATGCTGGCGCTGGCACGATCGGAGGCGCCCCTGCGCCGGGATGTGATCTTCGCCGCCACCGCCGACGAGGAGGCGGGCGGGCACTTCGGCATCGGTTGGCTGGTGGATCACCATCCCGATCTGGTCCGAGCGGAGTACGCGCTGACGGAGTTCGGCGGGTTCAGCCTCGATCTGGACGGTCATCGGGTGTACCCGTGCCAGACGGCGGAAAAGGGGAACTGCCAGGTGCGACTGAAGGCGCACGGGCGCCCCGGGCACGGCTCCGTGCCCCATCGGGATAACGCGATCGTGCATCTGGCCGAGGCGGTCTGCAAGCTGAGGACGGGCCAGTTGGGCATGCACGTCACCCCCACAGCCCGCGCGTTCATCGAGGGGATGGCGGAGGCCATGGGCGGCTCACGAGGGCTTCTCCTCCGCCAGCTCCTGCGGACCAGCACCCACGACCTGGCCCTGGCCGCGCTGCCGGATGAGGGCATGCGCGCCATGCTCGCGGCCGTGCTGCACAACACGGCCTCGCCGACCATGCTCTCGGCGGGGAGCAAGATCAACGTGATCCCTTCCCAGGCGGAGGCCTCCCTGGACGGCCGTTTGCTGCCCGGGCAAACGGCACAGGATTTCGTCGCGGAGCTGCGCCAGCTCGTCGGCCCGGACGTGGAGATCGAGGTCGTCAAGGAGGTGCCAGCCCTGGAGATGCCTCGGGACACCCCCCTGTGGGAGACGCTCCGGCATGTCCTGCAAGCGCACGACCCCGAGGGGACGATGATCCCCTTCCTGCTGACCGGCGGCACGGACGCCAAACACCTGGCCAGGCTGGGGATCACCACATACGGCTTCACCCCGCTTCGCTTCCCGCCGGACTTCGACCTCTTCAGCCTGGCACACAGCCACGACGAGCGTCTCCCCATCGAGGCGCTGGCCTGGGGTCTGCCGGTTCTGATCGATGTGGTGCACAGCTTCTGCCGGTGA
- a CDS encoding site-2 protease family protein, whose protein sequence is MDQEMNIWRPVEDTPERILQGELWDVLVVQRVVRNGDGTLAFEGRLQRDADEAFRLLKGRFSAHGYTPVLRRQHGRDVIVAMPGVARPAGRGRWWVHLGLFLATIVTTTFMGALLVGANPLFHPRGLWWGMWFAFGLLTILGVHELGHYVAARYHRVAVTLPYFIPIPLGLGTFGAFIQLKSPVEDRRALFDVGVAGPLAGLLVAVPLFVAGLMMSDLVAGLGGAGLGKSLLVDALVQWVHPHPPGYAVSLHPLALAAWFGLLVTGFNLLPAGQLDGGHIAYAVLGVRARWMTASVLLMLVALGWLYWPGWFIWAFFVALTGLRHPMPLNEITGLNGWRRLGALLSVALLAVTLTPSPF, encoded by the coding sequence GTGGACCAGGAGATGAATATCTGGCGGCCGGTGGAGGATACCCCGGAGCGCATCCTGCAAGGCGAGCTATGGGATGTGCTGGTGGTGCAGCGCGTGGTCCGGAATGGAGATGGGACTCTCGCCTTTGAGGGGCGCCTGCAACGGGATGCGGACGAGGCCTTCCGTTTGCTGAAGGGGCGCTTTTCTGCGCACGGGTACACGCCGGTCTTACGCCGGCAGCACGGCCGGGATGTGATCGTCGCCATGCCTGGCGTGGCGCGCCCTGCCGGGAGGGGGCGCTGGTGGGTGCATTTGGGCTTGTTCCTGGCGACGATCGTGACGACCACGTTCATGGGGGCGCTGTTGGTGGGCGCGAACCCCCTGTTCCACCCCCGCGGGCTGTGGTGGGGCATGTGGTTCGCGTTCGGCCTGCTCACGATCCTCGGGGTGCACGAGCTGGGGCATTACGTCGCCGCGCGATACCATCGCGTCGCCGTCACCCTGCCGTATTTCATCCCTATCCCGCTGGGGCTGGGCACGTTCGGCGCGTTCATCCAGCTCAAATCGCCCGTGGAGGATCGCCGGGCCCTGTTCGATGTTGGGGTCGCGGGGCCGCTGGCGGGGCTGTTGGTAGCCGTCCCGTTGTTCGTTGCCGGGCTGATGATGTCGGATCTCGTGGCCGGGCTGGGCGGCGCGGGGCTGGGGAAGTCGCTGCTGGTGGACGCCCTGGTGCAGTGGGTACATCCGCATCCGCCGGGGTATGCGGTGTCCTTGCACCCCCTGGCGCTGGCCGCGTGGTTTGGGCTATTGGTGACGGGTTTCAACCTGTTGCCGGCCGGGCAGCTGGATGGCGGACATATCGCCTATGCGGTGTTGGGCGTTCGAGCGCGCTGGATGACGGCGAGCGTGCTCCTGATGCTGGTAGCCCTGGGGTGGCTGTACTGGCCGGGCTGGTTCATCTGGGCCTTCTTCGTGGCGCTTACCGGGTTGAGGCACCCCATGCCGTTGAACGAGATCACTGGGCTGAATGGCTGGCGCCGGTTGGGCGCCTTGTTGAGCGTGGCGCTGCTGGCCGTGACGCTCACCCCCTCTCCTTTCTGA
- a CDS encoding DUF3048 domain-containing protein: protein MSALGTQRKGRAGSSACDGGGSGTIGRSRPILLCLALALVLLTAVGCKGRRPTPTPTPTKTPRPTAQVNTPTPIPPTDTPVPTPTPTATPTATPDVVLIVPRDDPSVSPFTGLRPADPAVLERRPLAIKVANTANVRPQSGLSKADVVVESRIEFNLTRFTVIYQSQDAERVGSIRSARLIDVELPVIFDAVLCFSGAVQPVRERLYNSDIGGQLLEQALNGSAYFRDPSIPMPHNLFASTEALWRAITERGWNHRPDPTASWVFSEKPPEGGAPASRVDLDYPDGVVTWVYDEATGLWKRFVAGQPHVEALDGRQLTAADVVILGANHVQTLILEHGTEDIGINRSIEVQLWGQGPLKILRDGRVYEGMWTRPERHAPFRFVDAAGRDIPLKPGNSWWQVTPLDMAVTITP from the coding sequence ATGTCTGCTTTGGGAACGCAACGCAAGGGCCGCGCCGGATCATCTGCGTGTGATGGCGGTGGCTCGGGGACGATAGGGAGATCTCGACCGATCCTGTTGTGTCTGGCGTTGGCGCTGGTGCTGTTGACGGCGGTCGGATGCAAGGGACGGCGGCCGACGCCCACGCCGACGCCCACCAAGACGCCGAGGCCCACGGCGCAGGTCAACACGCCGACGCCCATCCCGCCAACGGACACGCCTGTGCCCACGCCGACGCCGACTGCGACGCCCACGGCCACGCCGGACGTCGTCCTGATCGTTCCCAGAGACGATCCGAGCGTGTCCCCGTTCACCGGCCTGCGCCCGGCTGATCCGGCGGTGTTGGAGCGACGGCCGTTGGCGATTAAGGTGGCCAACACCGCCAACGTGCGCCCGCAGTCGGGGCTGAGCAAGGCGGATGTCGTGGTGGAGAGCCGGATCGAGTTCAATCTCACCCGTTTTACGGTGATCTATCAGAGCCAGGATGCCGAGCGGGTGGGCTCCATCCGCAGCGCCCGTCTGATCGACGTGGAACTGCCGGTCATCTTCGACGCGGTGCTGTGCTTCTCGGGCGCGGTGCAGCCGGTGCGTGAGCGGCTCTATAATTCCGATATCGGCGGCCAGCTGCTGGAGCAGGCCCTGAACGGGTCGGCGTATTTCCGGGATCCCAGCATTCCGATGCCGCACAACCTGTTCGCGAGCACCGAGGCCCTCTGGCGGGCGATTACGGAGCGTGGATGGAACCACCGGCCTGATCCGACCGCCTCCTGGGTCTTCTCCGAGAAGCCTCCGGAGGGCGGGGCGCCGGCCAGCCGGGTGGATCTCGACTACCCGGATGGCGTGGTGACCTGGGTCTACGATGAGGCGACCGGGCTGTGGAAGCGGTTCGTGGCCGGGCAGCCCCACGTGGAGGCGCTGGATGGGCGGCAGCTTACCGCCGCTGATGTGGTCATCCTGGGGGCCAATCACGTGCAGACGCTGATCCTGGAGCATGGCACGGAGGATATCGGCATCAACCGCTCCATTGAGGTCCAGCTTTGGGGGCAGGGGCCGTTGAAGATCCTCCGGGATGGCCGGGTGTACGAGGGTATGTGGACCCGGCCGGAGCGCCACGCACCGTTCCGTTTCGTGGACGCGGCCGGGCGGGATATCCCGCTGAAGCCGGGGAACAGCTGGTGGCAGGTGACGCCTTTGGACATGGCGGTGACGATTACGCCGTAG
- a CDS encoding type I 3-dehydroquinate dehydratase produces the protein MSRPLIAVSLGAAHTDEMLRLMDQVARVADVAEIRLDLMDEYDLPTLLRHRPCPVVITHRPVREGGRFQGEELLRVRPLLQAIELGAEHVDIEWDAVHLLADAERPRTRLIISRHDFDRMPDDLVDRYRSLAGLGADVVKLVGMAREVADLAPVMRVWREADCPTIAIAMDAAGMASRVLALRYPSCYLTYATLGGDAQRVAPGQIAVADLHEIYRVREIGAETLAFGHLVPELPPRAVMASGNAALRDARLNAVWVPLIALRVDAGTLAGLDALDLVGCSVDASLAGAMALQVSHLTEAARQAGRVNILARRADGRWEGHHLDGDVHAWVRWWIERIRS, from the coding sequence ATGTCGCGACCGTTGATCGCCGTGTCCTTGGGGGCGGCCCACACCGATGAGATGTTGCGGCTAATGGATCAGGTGGCCCGAGTGGCCGACGTGGCGGAGATTCGCCTGGACCTCATGGATGAGTATGACCTGCCGACCCTTCTGCGACATCGCCCTTGCCCGGTGGTGATCACCCATCGCCCTGTGCGGGAGGGAGGGCGGTTCCAGGGGGAGGAGCTCCTGCGTGTGCGCCCGCTTCTCCAGGCGATCGAGTTGGGGGCTGAGCACGTGGATATCGAGTGGGACGCGGTGCATCTCCTGGCGGACGCGGAGCGGCCCCGGACCCGGCTGATCATCTCGCGGCATGATTTCGACCGGATGCCGGACGATCTGGTGGATCGTTATCGCTCGCTGGCGGGGCTGGGGGCGGACGTGGTCAAGCTGGTGGGTATGGCCCGTGAGGTGGCCGATCTGGCGCCCGTGATGCGGGTCTGGCGGGAGGCCGATTGTCCCACCATCGCCATCGCCATGGACGCGGCGGGGATGGCCAGTCGGGTCCTGGCGCTGCGCTATCCCTCCTGCTACCTGACCTACGCAACGTTGGGGGGGGATGCGCAGCGGGTGGCGCCGGGCCAGATCGCGGTGGCCGACCTGCACGAGATCTACCGGGTTCGTGAGATCGGCGCCGAGACGCTCGCTTTCGGACATCTGGTGCCCGAGCTTCCGCCGCGGGCGGTGATGGCGTCCGGCAATGCCGCCCTGCGCGACGCGAGGCTCAACGCCGTCTGGGTGCCCCTGATCGCCCTCCGGGTGGACGCGGGAACACTTGCCGGATTGGATGCGTTGGACTTGGTGGGGTGCAGTGTGGATGCCTCCCTCGCGGGGGCGATGGCCCTGCAGGTATCCCATCTCACCGAGGCGGCGCGCCAAGCGGGGCGGGTGAATATCCTGGCGCGTCGGGCCGATGGCCGTTGGGAGGGCCACCATCTGGATGGGGATGTGCATGCCTGGGTGCGTTGGTGGATCGAGCGAATTCGCTCGTGA
- a CDS encoding glucarate dehydratase — MQNCPPSARSHRKATFQPTQTQEGPLHITDLKATPVAFPDPPLRNAWGVHAPLAFRTIIEITTDEGITGVAEAYGASASSILSPEHDPGQGPFRAAQRALIGADPYHLNRIRYLVPSPRIYQAVEIACLDIIGQAVGKPISDLLGGAVRDRVPFAAYLFYKYEGDDPWGEVGTPEAMVREAEMFVQQHGFRTLKLKGGVLPPREEAETIRLLRERFGPDYQLRIDPNAIWSVETSIRMARQLEPYDLEYLEDPTWGISGMAEVARRTSIPLATNMCVTRFEDIPQAVRAGAVNVILGDHHSWGGLTAFQRLGHICATFGLGMSMHSNSHLGLSMAAMLHAAAITPNLITACDTHYNWLQEDIIAGDMFRFQDGTLPVPTAPGLGVRPDPDRLARFHERYIKSRERARDDTAAMRRRDPGYLPLRPRW; from the coding sequence ATGCAAAACTGCCCGCCCAGCGCCCGATCCCATCGGAAAGCGACGTTCCAACCCACCCAAACTCAGGAGGGCCCCTTGCACATCACCGATCTAAAGGCGACACCCGTCGCCTTCCCCGATCCGCCCCTACGCAACGCGTGGGGTGTGCACGCGCCTCTTGCCTTCCGCACCATCATTGAGATCACCACCGACGAGGGGATCACCGGGGTCGCCGAGGCGTACGGCGCCAGCGCAAGTTCCATCCTCTCCCCGGAACACGACCCAGGACAGGGCCCGTTCAGAGCCGCCCAACGCGCCCTCATCGGCGCGGATCCATACCACCTGAATCGTATCCGCTACCTGGTCCCCTCCCCGCGCATCTATCAGGCGGTGGAGATCGCCTGCCTGGACATCATCGGCCAGGCCGTGGGCAAGCCCATCTCCGACCTGCTGGGCGGCGCCGTGCGGGACCGCGTCCCCTTCGCCGCCTACCTGTTCTACAAATACGAGGGGGACGATCCCTGGGGCGAGGTGGGCACCCCGGAGGCGATGGTGCGAGAGGCGGAGATGTTCGTCCAGCAGCACGGATTCCGCACACTCAAGCTCAAGGGGGGCGTACTGCCCCCACGAGAGGAGGCGGAGACCATTCGCCTGCTGAGGGAGCGCTTCGGGCCCGACTATCAGCTTCGCATCGACCCCAACGCCATCTGGTCGGTGGAGACCTCCATCCGCATGGCCCGGCAGCTGGAGCCCTACGACCTGGAATATCTGGAGGATCCCACGTGGGGCATCAGCGGCATGGCTGAGGTCGCCCGGCGCACCTCGATCCCGCTGGCCACCAACATGTGCGTGACCCGATTCGAGGACATCCCGCAGGCGGTGCGCGCCGGAGCCGTCAACGTGATCCTAGGCGATCACCACAGCTGGGGCGGCCTCACCGCATTCCAGCGGCTGGGGCACATCTGCGCCACCTTTGGCCTGGGAATGAGCATGCACTCCAACTCTCATCTGGGCCTGTCCATGGCCGCCATGCTGCACGCAGCGGCCATCACGCCGAACTTGATCACCGCCTGCGACACCCATTACAATTGGCTGCAGGAGGACATCATCGCCGGCGACATGTTCCGATTCCAGGATGGGACGCTGCCCGTGCCCACCGCTCCCGGGCTGGGCGTGCGCCCGGATCCGGACAGGCTGGCCCGCTTCCACGAGCGTTACATCAAGAGCCGGGAGCGGGCAAGGGACGACACGGCCGCCATGCGCCGTCGTGATCCGGGCTACCTGCCACTACGCCCACGCTGGTGA
- a CDS encoding M20/M25/M40 family metallo-hydrolase, with the protein MTDFAAFDRYVESHADLYLERLKGILRIPSIAAQGKGLQEAADWVCDMAREIGLEPRQITVDDSAPFVVAQGGQGDRGLMIYNHYDVQPPEPLEEWESPPFEPTERDGRIYARGVADNKGNLVARMCAVEAYQQVIGPLPVRVQFVVEGEEEIGSKHVEAFAHAHPELFRDMNGCLWEAGYRDESGRPVISLGLRGILAVELHARTARIDAHSGNGSLYPNAAWRLVEALSTLRTPDGEITIDGFMDHVRPPTQADLELLARIPYPDELIRQRLGMKSFLGGVTGQEALRQLLFRPSCSINGIWGGYTGQGSKTVIPKEAAAKLDMRLIPDLTPDLAYDLLCAHLQRRGFDDVEVVRMEVGEMPARTPPDAPIVAAAKAVVQEVAQAEPIIFPFMAGSGPMYPLCQAFGIPAVSFGVGHAASQVHAPNENIYIQHFIDGIKAAGRFLAAVAEMPDA; encoded by the coding sequence ATGACCGATTTCGCCGCTTTCGATCGTTATGTCGAATCACATGCGGACCTGTACCTGGAGCGGCTCAAGGGCATTTTGCGCATCCCCAGCATCGCCGCCCAGGGCAAAGGGCTGCAGGAGGCCGCCGATTGGGTCTGCGACATGGCCCGAGAGATCGGGCTGGAGCCCCGCCAGATCACCGTGGACGACAGCGCGCCGTTCGTGGTGGCGCAGGGAGGCCAGGGCGATCGCGGGCTCATGATCTACAACCATTACGACGTGCAACCTCCCGAGCCGCTGGAGGAGTGGGAGTCGCCGCCGTTTGAGCCCACGGAGCGCGATGGCCGGATCTACGCCCGGGGTGTGGCCGACAACAAGGGGAATCTCGTCGCCCGGATGTGCGCCGTCGAGGCGTACCAGCAGGTGATCGGACCGCTGCCCGTGCGCGTGCAATTCGTCGTCGAGGGCGAGGAGGAGATCGGCAGCAAGCACGTGGAGGCGTTCGCCCATGCCCATCCGGAGCTGTTCCGGGACATGAACGGCTGTCTGTGGGAGGCCGGCTACCGGGATGAGAGCGGCCGCCCGGTCATCAGCCTGGGGCTGCGCGGCATCCTGGCCGTGGAGCTGCACGCGCGTACGGCCCGGATCGACGCGCACTCCGGCAACGGAAGCCTCTATCCCAACGCGGCCTGGCGGCTGGTGGAGGCCCTCAGCACCCTGCGCACGCCCGACGGCGAGATCACCATCGACGGCTTCATGGACCACGTGCGGCCGCCCACCCAGGCCGATCTGGAGCTGTTGGCCCGGATCCCCTACCCGGATGAGCTGATCCGCCAGCGCCTGGGCATGAAGTCCTTCCTGGGCGGGGTCACCGGACAGGAAGCGCTGCGCCAGCTGCTGTTCCGCCCCTCGTGCAGCATCAACGGCATCTGGGGCGGATATACCGGACAGGGCTCTAAGACCGTGATCCCCAAGGAGGCGGCAGCCAAGCTGGATATGCGGCTGATCCCCGATCTGACGCCTGATCTGGCCTATGATCTGCTATGCGCCCATCTGCAGCGGCGCGGCTTCGACGATGTGGAGGTGGTGCGCATGGAGGTGGGCGAGATGCCCGCGCGCACACCGCCGGACGCGCCGATCGTGGCCGCGGCCAAGGCCGTCGTACAGGAGGTCGCCCAGGCCGAGCCGATCATCTTCCCCTTCATGGCCGGCAGCGGGCCTATGTATCCACTCTGCCAGGCCTTTGGCATCCCGGCCGTGTCCTTTGGCGTCGGCCACGCGGCCAGCCAGGTGCACGCGCCCAACGAGAACATCTATATCCAGCACTTCATCGACGGCATCAAGGCCGCCGGGCGGTTCCTCGCGGCCGTGGCCGAGATGCCCGACGCATAA